One region of Wyeomyia smithii strain HCP4-BCI-WySm-NY-G18 chromosome 3, ASM2978416v1, whole genome shotgun sequence genomic DNA includes:
- the LOC129730756 gene encoding forkhead box protein L2-like, with product MLATTAANSDMAPPDGPMQYEPKWSTMNLINLPKIKQENFNGLSHLVTLPAYEQVKTPGTPQLPTVIEHVHEEPESADAIITATATTTIKTDDITNNGLVGDDKTTTTSSGNPTGTNREALVKPPYSYVALIAMAIQHSQMKRATLSEIYAYITTRFPYYEKEKKKGWQNSIRHNLSLNECFVKIPREGGGERKGNYWTLDPQYEDMFENGNFKRRRRMKRPYRTGHYSKMYGDSYMANAGGFSHRPVFTQSPYQTYPRYDAGATWMPAPQLGSYTSCSTRSNYSYSTPLQQPVQPVTINTYGSLSNNLVSGGTPPPCPRRFEPYYSHWDTAILPMVKDENPGQMSVTSTQQNYQKSYLPQP from the exons AATTTAATAAACCTGCCGAAAATCAAacaggaaaatttcaatggacTGAGTCATTTGG TAACGTTACCGGCGTACGAGCAGGTCAAAACCCCCGGAACACCCCAGCTGCCTACCGTGATAGAACACGTACACGAGGAACCGGAAAGTGCGGACGCAATCATTACCGCCacggcgacgacgacgattAAAACGGATGACATTACCAACAACGGCCTGGTCGGTGACGACAAAACCACAACCACCAG ttccggCAACCCGACGGGGACGAACCGCGAAGCGCTCGTAAAACCACCGTACAGCTATGTGGCACTGATAGCCATGGCAATTCAG CATTCCCAAATGAAGCGAGCGACGCTGAGCGAGATCTACGCCTACATTACGACTCGTTTTCCGTACTAcgagaaagaaaagaaaaaagggTGGCAGAACTCCATTCGTCACAATCTTAGTCTCAACGAGTGTTTCGTCAAGATTCCGCGGGAGGGCGGAGGCGAGCGGAAGGGCAATTACTGGACGCTGGACCCCCAGTACGAGGACATGTTCGAGAATGGCAACTTCAAGCGCAGGAGGCGAATGAAGCGACCGTACCGCACCGGACATTACTCGAAAATGTACGGCGATTCGTACATGGCGAATGCCGGCGGGTTCAGCCATCGGCCTGTGTTTACTCAAAGTCCCTACCAGACGTACCCACGGTACGATGCAGG gGCCACCTGGATGCCAGCTCCTCAGCTCGGTTCGTACACTTCGTGCTCTACGAGGTCTAACTACTCATACTCAACACCG cTTCAGCAACCGGTGCAACCTGTGACCATCAACACCTACGGGTCTCTATCGAACAATTTAG TTTCAGGCGGAACCCCTCCTCCCTGTCCACGACGGTTTGAGCCCTACTATTCGCACTGGGACACTGCAA TTCTCCCAATGGTAAAGGACGAGAATCCCGGCCAGATGAGTGTGACGTCCACCCAGCAGAACTACCAGAAAAGCTATCTTCCGCAACCCTAA